The following are encoded together in the Misgurnus anguillicaudatus chromosome 14, ASM2758022v2, whole genome shotgun sequence genome:
- the kbtbd8 gene encoding kelch repeat and BTB domain-containing protein 8, which yields MAASGDVGKLLQVQNGTPASTSYNGVDALHACNILQQLKALYDEAQLTDIVVEVDHGKTFSCHRNVLAAISPYFRSMFTSGLTESSQREVRIVGVDSESMHLVLDYAYTSRVTLTESNVQALFTTASIFQIPPLQDQCAQFMISRLDPQNCIGVFMFADAYGHQELRERSQDYIRKKFLCVMGEQEFLHLTKEQLVGILNSDDLNVEKEEHVYESIVHWLEYDCPRREADLPEVFAKCIRLPLLDEAFLSRIPPAFGLTLSRDSTDKGRINGTNGCPQRLGMTASEMVICFDAAHKHSGKKQTVPCLDVAVGKVYKLCKPPNDLREVGILVTSENDIFIAGGYRPSNSEVCIDHRAESDFWQYEHAGNRWLPRSPMLRARIGCRLVHCCGKLFALGGRVYEGDGRNALKSVECYDARDNCWTAVSPMPVAMEFHSAIEYKDRVYVLQGEYFFCFDPRKDYWGHLPPMTVPRTQGLAALHKNCVYYIAGICRNHQRTFTVEVYDIEQNIWCRKRDLPFDQATSPYIKVLLLQGRLHLFVRATQVMVEEHVFRTSRKNSLYQYDDEADQWTKVYETPDRLWDLGRHFECVVAKLYPQCLQKVL from the exons ATGGCTGCCAGTGGAG ATGTTGGAAAGCTGTTACAGGTTCAAAATGGGACTCCAGCAAGCACAAGCTACAATGGGGTAGATGCCCTACATGCCTGTAACATCCTCCAGCAACTTAAAGCCTTGTACGACGAAGCTCAGCTGACTGACATTGTCGTGGAGGTGGACCATGGCAAGACATTCTCATGTCACAGAAATGTTCTCGCTGCCATCAGCCCTTACTTCAG atCCATGTTCACAAGTGGCCTTACAGAAAGCAGTCAGAGGGAGGTGCGAATCGTTGGTGTGGACTCAGAGTCCATGCATCTGGTTCTAGACTATGCTTACACCTCACGGGTCACCCTAACAGAGTCGAACGTGCAGGCCCTGTTCACCACAGCCAGCATCTTCCAGATCCCACCCCTCCAAGACCAATGTGCCCAATTCATGATCAGCCGTTTAGACCCTCAGAACTGCATTGGGGTCTTTATGTTTGCAGATGCCTACGGCCACCAGGAGTTACGGGAACGCTCACAGGACTACATCCGCAAGAAGTTTCTTTGTGTGATGGGAGAACAAGAGTTCCTTCATCTGACCAAAGAGCAACTGGTCGGTATTCTTAACAGTGATGATTTAAACGTGGAAAAAGAGGAACATGTGTACGAAAGCATAGTGCATTGGTTGGAGTACGACTGCCCGCGCAGAGAAGCGGATTTACCGGAGGTATTTGCCAAATGCATCCGTTTGCCGCTGTTAGATGAGGCCTTTCTGAGTCGTATACCACCGGCCTTTGGCTTGACCTTGTCCAGGGATTCCACGGATAAGGGTCGGATAAACGGCACAAACGGCTGCCCGCAGAGGCTGGGTATGACTGCATCCGAGATGGTTATCTGCTTCGATGCGGCACACAAGCACTCAGGGAAGAAGCAGACGGTGCCTTGCCTTGATGTTGCTGTCGGTAAGGTGTACAAGCTGTGCAAGCCACCCAATGACCTCAGAGAGGTCGGCATTTTGGTCACGTCGGAGAACGACATCTTCATCGCTGGTGGCTATCGGCCAAGCAATAGCGAAGTGTGCATCGACCACCGTGCTGAAAGCGACTTTTGGCAGTACGAACACGCTGGGAACAGGTGGCTTCCACGTTCACCCATGCTGCGGGCACGCATCGGCTGCAGACTCGTGCACTGCTGCGGGAAACTCTTTGCTTTAGGTGGTCGAGTGTATGAGGGGGACGGGCGAAATGCCTTGAAATCTGTAGAGTGCTATGATGCTAGAGACAACTGTTGGACGGCAGTCAGTCCCATGCCTGTGGCCATGGAGTTTCACAGCGCAATCGAATACAAAGACCGCGTCTACGTACTTCAAG GTGAGTACTTCTTCTGTTTCGACCCTCGCAAAGACTACTGGGGGCATTTGCCGCCCATGACTGTCCCCCGCACTCAAGGCTTAGCCGCCCTGCATAAAAACTGCGTCTATTACATAGCGGGCATCTGCAGGAACCACCAGCGCACGTTCACCGTGGAGGTGTACGATATCGAGCAGAACATATGGTGTCGTAAGAGAGACCTCCCCTTTGACCAAGCAACCAGCCCGTACATCAAGGTCCTTCTGCTTCAGGGACGATTACATCTGTTTGTTCGAGCTACGCAGGTCATGGTGGAAGAGCACGTGTTTCGCACCAGCCGCAAGAACTCTCTCTACCAGTACGACGACGAAGCCGATCAATGGACAAAGGTCTACGAGACGCCGGACCGCCTCTGGGACCTCGGCCGCCATTTCGAGTGCGTGGTGGCCAAACTCTACCCTCAGTGTCTTCAGAAAGTGCTGTGA